One window of Candidatus Scalindua japonica genomic DNA carries:
- a CDS encoding GMC family oxidoreductase N-terminal domain-containing protein, producing MKYISSSAADIKQHYDVVVIGSGYGGSIAASRMSRAGKKVCLLEKGKEFQPGDYPKSNLEAAKEVQLDLCGNHIGPSTGLYDFRVNDDISVAMGCGLGGTSLVNASVSVLPEPRVFEDKCWPEELRNDMQSFNDGVKHAREMLGPVEYPEEEKGYPKLPKLEAMRKAADKINAKCYKLNINVTFEDWVNRSGVKQAKCVLCGDCVTGCNYASKNTALMNYLPDAVNHGAEIYTKILVRYIRKTGDLWSVHFQMYDTDRENFDTAEMVVKADIVILAAGSLGSTEILLRSNKMGLSLSGKLGDRFSGNGDTTGIGYNNDQKINGVGLGYHKPGDGVELPGPTITAVIDLRNQDKLDEGIVIEEGVIPGAMAKLLPHAFVPMSRLFGKDTDSGMVDFVKEKWRELVSLTRGAYHGAIKNTITYLVNTHDGAGGKMKLENDRLRVDWPGVGKQPIFDKIDEKLKDVTSALGGTKIKNPVWNKILDYDLITVHPLGGCVMADSAENGVVNHKGELFTSDNGTDVHKGLYVCDGAVVPRSLGANPLLTISALAERCCKLIAKDNGWVIDYNFF from the coding sequence ATGAAATATATTTCATCCTCTGCCGCAGATATTAAGCAGCATTACGACGTAGTAGTAATTGGTTCTGGTTATGGTGGCAGTATTGCCGCATCTCGTATGTCCAGGGCAGGCAAAAAGGTTTGCTTGCTTGAAAAGGGGAAGGAGTTTCAACCGGGAGATTATCCAAAGAGTAATCTGGAGGCTGCAAAAGAGGTCCAATTAGATTTGTGCGGAAATCATATTGGTCCGAGTACAGGCTTATATGATTTTCGTGTTAATGATGATATCAGTGTTGCTATGGGATGTGGATTGGGTGGGACTTCGCTGGTAAATGCCAGTGTTTCAGTTTTACCTGAGCCCAGAGTTTTCGAGGATAAATGCTGGCCTGAGGAATTGAGAAACGATATGCAATCTTTCAATGACGGGGTAAAACATGCTCGGGAAATGCTGGGTCCGGTAGAATATCCCGAAGAAGAGAAAGGGTATCCGAAGCTTCCTAAACTTGAGGCCATGAGAAAGGCTGCCGATAAAATCAATGCGAAATGTTACAAGTTGAATATAAATGTAACGTTTGAGGATTGGGTTAACAGATCAGGAGTGAAGCAGGCAAAATGTGTTTTGTGTGGAGACTGTGTAACCGGTTGTAATTATGCTTCCAAAAACACTGCTTTGATGAACTATTTACCTGATGCTGTTAATCATGGCGCAGAAATTTATACGAAGATTCTGGTTAGATATATTAGAAAGACCGGAGATTTATGGTCTGTCCATTTTCAAATGTATGATACGGACAGAGAGAATTTTGATACAGCCGAAATGGTTGTTAAAGCCGATATTGTGATACTTGCGGCAGGAAGCCTGGGAAGTACTGAAATACTTCTGCGTTCAAATAAAATGGGTCTGTCTCTATCTGGTAAATTGGGAGATCGGTTCTCTGGAAACGGTGATACAACCGGAATTGGATATAACAATGACCAGAAGATTAATGGAGTGGGGCTTGGTTATCATAAACCCGGCGATGGAGTTGAGTTGCCTGGCCCTACTATTACCGCGGTAATTGATCTGAGAAACCAGGACAAGCTGGATGAGGGGATTGTGATTGAAGAGGGTGTTATTCCCGGAGCCATGGCAAAGCTTCTCCCTCACGCCTTCGTCCCCATGTCAAGACTGTTTGGAAAAGATACTGATAGTGGTATGGTTGATTTCGTGAAGGAAAAATGGAGAGAGCTGGTCAGTCTTACAAGAGGGGCATATCACGGAGCTATCAAGAACACCATTACGTATCTTGTCAATACTCATGATGGGGCGGGAGGTAAAATGAAGCTGGAGAATGACCGCTTGCGGGTCGACTGGCCCGGAGTAGGCAAACAGCCGATATTTGATAAAATCGATGAAAAATTGAAGGATGTTACCTCTGCTCTTGGAGGGACTAAAATCAAAAACCCGGTTTGGAATAAAATACTGGATTATGACCTGATAACTGTACATCCGTTGGGGGGGTGTGTCATGGCGGACAGCGCTGAGAATGGAGTCGTAAACCATAAAGGAGAGTTGTTCACGTCTGATAATGGTACAGACGTTCACAAAGGTCTGTACGTATGTGATGGCGCTGTGGTCCCCAGATCGCTGGGTGCAAACCCGTTATTAACCATATCGGCACTTGCTGAAAGGTGCTGTAAGTTAATAGCAAAAGACAACGGCTGGGTGATTGATTATAATTTTTTTTAG
- a CDS encoding bifunctional metallophosphatase/5'-nucleotidase, giving the protein MIIRHLLQLTIISSVVLLAASCTTPPEMLTTKGHVDHDVNFTILQINDVYKIEGLEGGDVGGIARVRTLRKQLEAEGREVLVLHAGDLLFPSVMSKYLRAQPMIKVLNLLDGDPAAFDKDLVVVFGNHEFDDKDPGLLLGRVAQSDFAWVSSNVRYRSVKDSYGAPFSQRLNNVHDVIVLDVGGVRVGIFGLTVDAQRRDYVTYDYGDIAARKASIQSALGRLKRENAQVIIALTHQDLDQDELMAKDFPEIDIVIGGHEHFYIQRKVGNTLITKADSDAQSAIVYNVRVPADGPVTAEHRKVEIGPGIEHDPVVDAEVQHWISELSKAVKKQKGYDLLTELGTTKYLLEGVEPAVRGRETALGNFLADAVRNRMNTDLAFINGGGIRINDDIPPGPITNYDMEGIFYFNNNLVSFELTGAELLDILRNSVSKAHLGDGRFLQVSGIKFNYHVGGTKDNPIYTINPGDVKIKPQGDVDFIPLELNRKYTTGTIDYIWEYGYRDGYKIFSQGNNGSSPEIVQKGIDFRSTVEDVIAKLRNRMVTTQVEGRIIKIQEP; this is encoded by the coding sequence ATGATAATTAGACATCTGTTACAGCTGACAATCATCTCCTCAGTAGTTTTACTAGCTGCATCATGTACCACTCCTCCAGAAATGCTGACCACTAAGGGACATGTAGACCATGATGTCAACTTCACTATCCTGCAAATCAATGATGTTTATAAGATCGAGGGTTTGGAGGGTGGAGATGTAGGTGGTATTGCAAGGGTACGCACTCTCAGAAAACAGCTTGAGGCTGAAGGCAGAGAGGTGCTTGTCCTTCATGCCGGAGACCTCCTTTTTCCGTCTGTAATGAGTAAATACCTGCGCGCGCAGCCCATGATAAAGGTACTCAACCTTCTGGATGGAGATCCGGCCGCATTTGACAAAGATCTCGTTGTTGTTTTTGGTAACCACGAGTTTGATGATAAAGACCCGGGATTACTCCTTGGACGTGTGGCGCAGTCAGATTTTGCATGGGTCTCTTCAAACGTTCGATACCGTTCTGTTAAAGATTCATACGGAGCACCTTTCTCACAGAGGCTTAATAATGTACATGATGTAATCGTCCTGGATGTTGGTGGAGTTCGTGTGGGAATTTTCGGTTTAACAGTTGACGCACAGCGTCGTGATTACGTTACTTATGATTATGGCGATATTGCTGCTCGGAAGGCATCAATTCAATCAGCGCTTGGTCGGTTAAAGAGAGAAAATGCTCAAGTCATTATCGCCTTGACTCATCAGGATTTAGACCAGGATGAGCTTATGGCCAAAGACTTTCCAGAGATTGATATTGTCATTGGTGGACATGAGCATTTCTATATACAGCGTAAGGTTGGGAATACATTGATAACCAAGGCTGATTCTGATGCTCAAAGTGCTATTGTTTATAATGTACGGGTGCCTGCGGACGGTCCTGTTACGGCTGAACATAGAAAAGTGGAGATTGGTCCTGGAATAGAGCATGATCCGGTAGTTGATGCCGAGGTACAGCATTGGATATCAGAACTCTCAAAAGCTGTCAAGAAGCAAAAGGGATATGATCTTCTGACAGAACTGGGGACGACAAAATATCTACTTGAAGGAGTAGAGCCTGCAGTCCGTGGTCGCGAGACTGCACTTGGCAATTTTCTGGCAGATGCGGTACGTAACAGGATGAATACAGACCTTGCGTTTATCAACGGAGGAGGTATCCGGATAAATGACGACATTCCACCAGGACCAATCACCAATTATGACATGGAGGGAATTTTCTATTTTAATAACAACCTTGTTTCCTTTGAACTAACTGGTGCTGAACTCCTTGATATCTTGCGCAATTCAGTTTCCAAAGCACATCTGGGAGACGGGAGATTTCTCCAGGTTTCAGGTATTAAGTTCAATTACCATGTTGGAGGAACGAAAGATAATCCTATCTACACAATTAATCCGGGAGACGTAAAAATTAAACCACAGGGAGACGTGGACTTCATTCCTCTTGAGCTTAACCGGAAATATACCACAGGTACCATAGACTATATTTGGGAATATGGTTACCGAGACGGTTACAAGATTTTTTCACAGGGTAATAATGGTAGTAGCCCTGAGATTGTTCAAAAAGGTATTGATTTCCGCTCTACAGTGGAAGACGTTATCGCAAAATTAAGGAATCGAATGGTGACAACACAGGTAGAAGGAAGAATTATCAAAATCCAGGAACCATAA